The Drosophila bipectinata strain 14024-0381.07 chromosome 3L, DbipHiC1v2, whole genome shotgun sequence region cTTGTATATGCTACACGACTCTATCCACGACTCTAAGCCCTAACGGGTAGCCAGAAGATCCACCTTCCAGCTCCCACTTACCTACaagattttgtttttctttttttttgtaaattcaGGATTATTTCTACTTGGCAGCCGCTGCCGCTGTGGCATTATTGGGTGCCACCTTCAGCTTGATGAACATCCCGTTGTCCCCGTTGGAGCCACTGTTCAGGTCCAGCTTCTGCACCTCGCACTCCAAATTGTTGATGCAGTTCTTCTCGTACTGGGTGGTGCCGTTGTCGGATGCGTTCGCCTTCTCTGTCGGCTGCTCGCTGGGCGCCACCTTCTTCTCCTTGCTCTTTTTCAGGGCATTCAGCAGGGTCTTCTCTTTGCTCTTGCCCTCCTTGTGACTGCTGCCGTCCTTgtccttgtttttgttgttcttgaaGCGCGGGAAGATGCAACCGTTTGGCAAGAATCCGCCAAGTTTCTCCTTCTTGGCAGGCGCGGCAGGTGGGGTAATGGGTGCTGGAGCAGGGGCTGGAGTGGCGGCAGGAACAGGAGCCGACACCGAAGCAGGAGCTGCTGTTCCATTAGTGGCCTTTGGTTCAGCGGCCTTCACTTCGGGCTCTGGTTCCGCCACAGCTTGTGGACTTGGAGTTGATCCATTCACCGAACTGCCAGCATCCGTTTGATCCACACAAGCCTCTTCCAGCGGCCTCGACTCCTGTTCCGATGGCTCCTGCTCCGATTGTTCGCTGGCCACTTTGTTATCCAGCTGCTGGGCAAACACAGCCAGGGTGATGCCATTGCCGGGAGTATTCCCATTGCCCTGCTCCGCCAGCAACGGTTCTCCGAGGCCAGCAGGTGGCGAGTTGCCCTCCATCATAGCCGCACCTGAAGCACTGGCTGCCCGTACAGCATCCGGCGACTTGGGAAACATCTGTTGGGTGGTGATATTCTGGTAGTGCTGTTGCTGGCGCTGTTGCAGCATCTGCTCCTCGCGCTCCCGATCACGTTGCGCCTGCACGGCATTCCACACATCCTTGAGCTCGCCAGAAATGTCGCGATCCTTAAGTATAAGGGCGTTTCTGGAAGGAGATTTGGATTGAAGGACCAAGGTTATGTAATCTAGGGCTTTTGATGTCTCACCTGACTAGTTTCACGCCTGGATTCATAGCCTCCACAAAGTCGCACATTAGCTCAACCATAGCGCGCCGCTCCTCTGGATCCTTGCTGTGTCGTCCAGAATCTTTGAGGACCTCTGGATTGGCCATGACCGCAAACACAATGGGAGGACTACGTGGGCTACCAGGTGGCACctttaatacaattttaaaggATTTAGTAACCAAATATTTCCATCAGAGAAGCTTTTAAGAAACTTACTCGCATGCCACCGTAGAGGGGTATCGGATCACTGGGCTCCTGTGGTATCACGATGCGTGTCCAGCTAAGGACATTGATGAATAGCTCCTCGCCCGCTTCCGTGGTGGTGCGGATGCACATGTGAGGTTGCGGCGGGTTCTTGAAGTGGCGATAGGCCCTCGAATGGCGATAGCTGTGCGGTGGCGGCGACGAGTTCATCAGGCTCATGCCGAGTCCTGTGATTCCGTTGCTGTTACTTCCATCCAGTTGCTGCTGCATCTGCATGTTGGCCAGGGGCATCTGGGTGTCGACGATGTCATCGTTGTTGTTGTACTGAGCAGTCTCCTCGATGGCAGTGTTTGTTGTAGATGTGGTTTCATTGCTCTGTTGTCCTTGCTGggcctgctgttgctgtgcCTGCTGTTCTGGCGAGGAAGCTTCCGCCTCCAGTTCCGCCGCTGACATGGTTATCGGCCGCTATATGTTAACAGTCTTGGGATTATTTAGTTTATGGGGATTACCCCTTTTGTTGATTCCTAGAACAAACTCAATTCGCCTTGCGGCGAATTCGCCCAGCCGTGTTTTCTTCGTCCTCTTTGTTCTACCACGCACTCACACCAGCGCACGATTTAGCTCGCCCTATCTCGCTCTAGCTTTGGGCCGACGTCTTACAGCATTATTATTGCTCCTTGGGTCCTGTAACTTCTGACCTTTGGCGTAATTAATGGACGTGCATGCATATTAGGCTATTGCGTTGACACTAATATCCTCCGAGTCAGAAATTCGAGTCTTTATCTGGCACGTACACCGACGCAAAAGCAAACGGTAAACACCCTTCTTCACTGCGCACCCCGCACACGTACAAGTGGGAGTTGTTGGTTGTCTGTATGGGTGGGTGGATGGTGGATGTGGGAGAAGAAAAGAAGATGAGGTGAAAacatgaaaatggaaaagttcAAAGAGCCGTCCCGTTTTCGGTGCCACACTTACACATTTCACTCGTTTTCATTTATAATAATGACTTTTTCCATTGCACCATTGcacaaacaccaacaccaacacttGCGcaccatatatatacacacacagaagatgcgtttttttttccactcgACTCACATATTTCCCGTCGGCATATGGGAAAACAATGCAGCGAACGAGTGTCTGGCCGCGCGCTGCgctgatttttatatttagctTTTTAGCAGCTTTTCATGGCAGACGGACACCACGGGAAAACAGCCGATTTTTCCGACGTCccaacataaacaaaaaactaatagTTAGTGTGACCAGATGTACgatgataaaaaaaagggcaaCCTGACCACGGCCTATAACAagtcatatatatatttttaataaaatttttttcaaataatacttAAGTAACTAATTATGTGTGTTACAAATAGGATTTTATGCTATGTTTCTCTTACAAATTGTTaagtttatgaaaataattagtTCCGACGATTGAAGAACCAGTTCCAAAGTACTGGTTCAGAACCGCGGATTCAATCAATACACATCTGCAGCCCTGGTGCCGGCGtgaatttttttgcaaaaacgCTGGAAAGAAAATTGGATTAAATCACCGAAAATTAAGGCAAAACTGATACTGGCAGCTGTAATTAGTCAATTAAACATTGGGAGCATCGTGAGAAAAAGTTATCAACCGAAAACCACTTGATTCCAAGGCTAGGGACGCAGTTTTCCACTTCGGCGgaaagaaaatttaacaaaatggcgTCCTCGCAAGTCTCAAACAAATCGGGCTCCGGCTGGCCGCGCCGCGGAAGCCAAGGTCAGGCCGATGctgccaacagcaacaacaacggaaCGCAGAAATATGCTCCAAATCAGGCTCTTACCATAAATCGTACTATTAATCTGTAAGTACCATTTCCTACGTGGGGCAACAAACTCTACATTGCTTGTATCTCCCATAGCTACCCCCTAACAAATTACACATTCGGCACAAAGGAGCCCCTCTTTGAAAAGGATCCGTCAGTCCCATCACGATTCCAACGTATGCGGGAGGAGTTTGACCGGATTGGCATGAGAAGGTCCGTGGAGGGAGTGCTTCTGGTGCACGAGCACGGCTTGCCGCACGtcctgctgctgcagttgggTACCACATTCTTTAAGCTGCCAGGCGGAGAGCTAAACGCCGGAGAAGATGAGGTCGATGGCCTAAAGCGACTACTCACCGAGGTATGCAACTTATTTGGCCACTAATGGACCGCTGAATTCTAATATCTGTTGTCTTTTAGACGCTGGGTCGTCAGGACGGTGTAAAGCAAGATTGGATTGTCGAGGACACCATTGGCAATTGGTGGCGGCCGAATTTTGAGCCACCGCAATATCCGTACATTCCGCCGCACATCACAAAGCCCAAGGAGCACAAGAGGCTTTTCCTCGTCCAGTTGCACGAAAAGGGTAAATATCCATAATGAAGTTCGATGCCCGTCGACGTAGGTATATCGAGCAGTGTCAAATCCATTTCACAATTGATGTTATTCAAAATATAACCTTGTatcgttaattttttttgttgtttgccaaaaatcgaataCGCTAACCAACCTCATGTCATATCTTTTCAATGCTGTTTAGATACGGACGGGAACGCCAGTTACGATGTACCCTGAGCTGAGCTGTTCCATTAGCGCCGTGTGTGTCGTATCTACCCAACTCTACTCTCAAGAGTGCAATGCCATAGAACAACAAACGAGCAAACAAAACAGAGAATCAAAGAAAAGAACAAAGAAAAGAACAGAGAAAAGAACAGAGAAAAGAAAGAATCGAATCGAAACGATCGCAAGCACGGGCTCAGCCGAATTCTTAGTTATTTTGATTCAAGTTCAATTGTACAACAAATGTCTctaaattgaaattcaaattgtATTTTGCTCAGTTGCTCAGAACTCAGCGTGTTGGCATATTTTGCTATTTTTCTGCTACTTTTTACCATTCCAAATTCAATGATTGTTGTTGtatctttttaattttgtaaatatGTCGACATACGTGTGCGAGACTGAGCGCGCCCATGTTATCCcttctatttaaaaaatatttatttatctcctattactgctactgctactcTTACGTTTGTGTCAAGTGTGTGTCAAGCTGTTCATCTTAAGGTTGATTGATTGATCGGGCAGGCAGCAGAGAGTATTGTAAAGGTGCTGGGCTGTCGCGAAAGTGATGCGCCCAAATCTCGCGTGTTGTGCAGATTTGCGTGCATGTCGCACAGCCAGTGCAGGTCACCCTTAGTCGCTCCCTTAATCTAAGCACTCGTTTATGTAAACACAAAATACTCTGTTTATACTCTTCTTTGGCCCACCatagttaaaaattaaaaaaataaatatccttAGTTGTTGATTCCCAAAAAATCGACAAATGACTGCTTCAACACCATGTATAATTATGTTCATAACTGAAATTAGTAGTTTTCGCTGCAGTATCTCTGTAGCTGCAGCGAACCCTAGTAATTAGTCTAACGAAGCCACCTATTTAATGTATAACATaataattctttttatatATCATACATATATGGCAGCGATACGAAAAcgttattctttatatttgtAAATTGTACAACCAATTGTAATACCCCCCATAGATGATATTATCTGCGGTTTAAATGCCCCCATACTCTATCTATCTATACATCAATTCTGTCTCTATCGTTTTTTGTAATCTAGCACTATTTGCTGTACCCAAAAATTATAAGCTTGTTGCTGCGCCATTGTTCGAGCTATACGACAACTCGCAAGGCTATGGACCGATCATCTCATCACTGCCGCAGGCCCTCTGCAGGTGAGTTACTTTAACTTACTTACCTAGAATTTCCTATAaaataattctattttttaggttCAACTTTATCTATATGTAAGAAGACATCCAGGCCGAGGGACCCATGATCCAGCAATAGTTTAgaagcagcagtagcagtggCACCATCGATCGGTCTACTATATATTACAGATTTCCGCACCTCAGCTCAGCCCCATAGATTTCCAtttcatgtgtgtgtgtgtaaacgTACATAATTGTATTGCAGATGATAAAATGGAAAGCCAGGCCCAAACCACTTGGCAAGAATAGAATCGACAAAAAAGTGtgctttatttatatatatatgtttaattcTAATTTTGCATTCAAGGGGTCTCATCTATAAACTATAAATGTTTTAGAGAATGATGATTATTGTTATGATGGTATGGTGGCGATGTGCCTATTTAGAGCATGTATTCACTATAGATTTGTTCGAAATATTCGCGTTTTCTGTAATTGGAAGATACAGACTTGGATTGGGTTACTTGGATTGGGTATCGACATTATCTAATCTACATACATAATTCATTTTTCTATTGTTAAcattgtaattgtaattgtagTGTGGCTAGAAGTGCGTTGCTTTTAACAAATGaacaaatcaacaaaaatCTGAAGAAGCTCACATCAAAATCATCGAACTGAAGTACAGGAACCCTTAAGGAGTGTTTGATTAATACCTTCTTAAGtctagattttaattttctttaattattcTCTTATGCCAGACGTACAAAATATGCGAATGTGTTGCCTTTACCACAACTTGTTGTGATAGAACTTGAGATCGTAGTAGCCCTGATCGGTGAGGCCTCCACCTCCACCGGAGGACACGGTGGACATTGCATCCGTATTGTCCTGACCGGGCGAGGTGACATCGTGTCCTGGGGGACGATTGATTTTCACCACACCGAAATCCTCGCGCTCCATCTGATCGAATTCCATCTTGCTGCTGGGCATCACCGCCATGCCTACGCCAAAGGAGCGATTCTTCATGCCCGTGTGCTGCTTGCTCAGCTGGAATGCCGGTGGCCGACGGTTATCGCCGATGATGCTTTCCGCCACTTCTGGGGAACGTACTGTTGGCGGAGTGGGAGTGTGGCTCTTTGGCGGCGGTGATGGTGGTGTTATCACCTCGGGTTCCGGCTCTGGTTCTGGCTCTACCTCCGGCTCTGGCTCCGGTTCGAATTCGGGCTCATACCTCTGGGCCTCAAGATCGGCCAGAGTTTGTTGCTCCAGCTGGGCGGCAATCTCTGCAATGTCATGTCCATTGCCGCTGTTGGAAAAGTTTATGAAGCTGTTATCGAGactaattttaaaaaggaaGGCAGCGGAAATCTtgttagttttaattttaaaaactattagaTTTCTGCTGcttccattaaaaatattaaaaaaaagtaacaacACCACATGGAACATTGAATTAATCGACAGATGCGcgatttttattcattttattgctttaaaaaaaaaatgaaaattataaaaaataaaataaaaataaattatgacAAATAATTATGTTATGTAAAtgataattaataatttgtaatCACAATTTGTCAGGTATTTGATTGATTTGTGTAACGGTTCCGATCATAAATGATTGATTGCAGTTGGGGGGTGGTGTTcttgtgggtggtggtgggtggCATGCGGCAAGTGCAGCTTCTTCTGCTTGTACTTCGAACATTAAGTAAATTCATCAATTGTATTATTAATTAACTAgacgaaaaataaatataaatataaataatttgctAAAATCAAAGCTTTGTACAATGGTTATTGATttgatatttgatttttgttctATATCTATTGTATATGATGCAGCCGTGTGCAATGTTTGTGGTTATCTATTTGATTCTGAAAGACAAACGAAAAGAAACAAATGAAACCCAAATGAAGACAATCCACAAAATGATAAATgtcttaaataattaaaaattaattgaagttTAATAATTACCTGTTGGATTCTGCACTGCTACCGCCACCCTTGCCGTTTTTCGAGCTTCCAGCATGAATTATCTGGAAAATATACACATTTTCTATTATTAATTTCGATTTACTACAAATCTGGACTAATTTTATTAAGAGAATTGTATTCAAAGATAAGATCTCCGCCCAATTAACCCCTGGTAATGGCCGTTTCGTGGCCCACACAATTCATAgaatttctttattaatttGTTACTCCACAACTTGATATAAACACCCCTGGCGAGGCTTTTTGTGTCAACTTGGCACGCATCCAAAACCACCACCCATTCGTTAGGCATTTGGGGGTGGTTGACCCCCATACTGGTGGTGACCCACTCTGGGAAAGTGAAAGTTATGTTATGCTTAGAAACTACTAATCCTGGGGTGTTGcataaaattatagaaatttgTGTACATGTTTAGACTTGTTTATCAAGACTTCTACAATCAAGTCTACTTCTACAATCATTGTTACTTTCGATTATTTATCGATAAATTAGACAGTTATattgaaatataattatatctACAAATCTATATGATTATCAACGAACTACAAAGATTATTTCTTGGATTTGGCAACTATATAAGTGAAATAAAtatccatatacatatgtatgtgtttaGACATGTATGAATAGGTTCATTTCGATTTTTCCTTGATAAATTAGACAAGATATATATAAAAACTATATACAGACAAGATATAGTTAGACTTTATCCTGTTTATATCAAACGACCTGCAAAGATTTATATGTGGATTTagcaaatttataaaataaattatagaaattcatgtacatacatatgtacatgtcTAGACttgaacaataaaatattgttcctTTCGATTATTTATCGATAAGTTTGACAGTTCTATTTCAAATCAATCATATCACGTTAAGAATCTACGACCTACCAAGACTAATTCATAGACCTAGCCAAAATTCAACTAAAATAGATATCCACATACATGTTTAGACATGCAAGGACAAGTTCCTTTCGATTATTAATCGATAACCTcgacaaatatatttaaaaccaATTATATCAAGTCAACAAAGGAACTATAACAATTTATTAGTGGATttggcacacacacataacATTAATGTTTTAGATTCATCACCGTAAACCAAAAATGTCACTGGGAATTTAAAATAACTTCAAATTTGGATGAATCCTGGTTAGTCACAGGTCATGCGAGTCCAAAGGTCTTCAGAACTTAAAACCAATAATTGAAGAATGGATTGAGGAATTGAAACGACTGTCCGACGCTGTTATGAGCTGTCCAAACAGTTAAACGAAGAATTTGGGGCTTGGTGCTTGGTGTGGCGCATCTGTATGGGTTCTACTGTACTGGGGAGCCGGCATCTCCGTGTCCCATTTCGGGGGAGCGAACCAAGTATATGGTAGTCTGGCAGTTGGGGCATGTGGTGCACATTTCGGCCTCGGGGGGCGGTGCCGCAGCTCCTCCTCCGCTCTCACGGGGTGCTGCAGCGTTGCCAGCTCCTGCCGCTCCGGCTCCTAGTCCGTTAGTTGACGATGCCCCAGCTGCCTGAGCTCCTCCTGCCGGTGACTGAGGGTGTGGCGAGGATatgttatatttaataattccCTAACGAATCTGCTTATATTTACGTATCCTTGTTGGGgggtttgttgttgctgctgtgttggttgttgttgttgttgctgatgatgatgagatTGTTGTTGGTATTTGTTCTGAGCCTGTGaatcttgttgttgctgctgttgttgctcatAGCCGGCCTGATGCTGGTGCTGGGGATGAGCACGTCCCGATGGTGGCGGTTCCAATCGAGTAGGCTGCCCGGCAGCCGGTTGCTGAGCgtactgctgttgctgctgcgacGGTGCCGGTGAGGCAGGAGGTACCTGTTGTGGCGGCGGCACCTGCTGTTGGTCCATCTGCTGCTGGCCAGCATCCTGCCCGGCAGACATGCGTATCGGAGCCACTGCAGCAGCGGatccctgctgctgctgctgctggctggcAGCAGCGCCACCTCCGGCAGCTGCTTGCGGCATGGCGTCTCTTTCCAACCCGGAATGACGCACCCTGGGTGGGCGCGCAAAAGCATTGGAAGCCAAGAAGGCATCATCCACATCCTGCAAGCCGGACCGGCGTTGGAAGGGATCCTGACTGCGTACAATGCCACTGCGGCTCAGAGCATCCAAGGGACTCTTGCGTGGCTGTGACTATACCGGTTAGGAATACAGATTAGATCTGCACAGCATACGCTTACGTTATCCGGGTTCCTGGCCTGGCTGGGAGTCAGGCTGATCTCACTGGCCGGTTTGCGTCCGACGGCAGCTGCCCCACCACCCTGCTGGCGTGACTGGGCGAACCAATAAAGAACATCTTTTAAGGCGCCACACAAGTTGGGATTATACTTACCGC contains the following coding sequences:
- the LOC108128416 gene encoding uncharacterized protein: MSAAELEAEASSPEQQAQQQQAQQGQQSNETTSTTNTAIEETAQYNNNDDIVDTQMPLANMQMQQQLDGSNSNGITGLGMSLMNSSPPPHSYRHSRAYRHFKNPPQPHMCIRTTTEAGEELFINVLSWTRIVIPQEPSDPIPLYGGMRVPPGSPRSPPIVFAVMANPEVLKDSGRHSKDPEERRAMVELMCDFVEAMNPGVKLVRNALILKDRDISGELKDVWNAVQAQRDREREEQMLQQRQQQHYQNITTQQMFPKSPDAVRAASASGAAMMEGNSPPAGLGEPLLAEQGNGNTPGNGITLAVFAQQLDNKVASEQSEQEPSEQESRPLEEACVDQTDAGSSVNGSTPSPQAVAEPEPEVKAAEPKATNGTAAPASVSAPVPAATPAPAPAPITPPAAPAKKEKLGGFLPNGCIFPRFKNNKNKDKDGSSHKEGKSKEKTLLNALKKSKEKKVAPSEQPTEKANASDNGTTQYEKNCINNLECEVQKLDLNSGSNGDNGMFIKLKVAPNNATAAAAAK
- the LOC122320966 gene encoding protein elav encodes the protein MDAKRGNAPGARQGTGYQASKTSMASRQQGGGAAAVGRKPASEISLTPSQARNPDNPRKSPLDALSRSGIVRSQDPFQRRSGLQDVDDAFLASNAFARPPRVRHSGLERDAMPQAAAGGGAAASQQQQQQGSAAAVAPIRMSAGQDAGQQQMDQQQVPPPQQVPPASPAPSQQQQQYAQQPAAGQPTRLEPPPSGRAHPQHQHQAGYEQQQQQQQDSQAQNKYQQQSHHHQQQQQQPTQQQQQTPQQGYSPAGGAQAAGASSTNGLGAGAAGAGNAAAPRESGGGAAAPPPEAEMCTTCPNCQTTIYLVRSPEMGHGDAGSPVQ
- the Cpsf5 gene encoding cleavage and polyadenylation specificity factor subunit 5 isoform X1 codes for the protein MASSQVSNKSGSGWPRRGSQGQADAANSNNNGTQKYAPNQALTINRTINLYPLTNYTFGTKEPLFEKDPSVPSRFQRMREEFDRIGMRRSVEGVLLVHEHGLPHVLLLQLGTTFFKLPGGELNAGEDEVDGLKRLLTETLGRQDGVKQDWIVEDTIGNWWRPNFEPPQYPYIPPHITKPKEHKRLFLVQLHEKALFAVPKNYKLVAAPLFELYDNSQGYGPIISSLPQALCRFNFIYM
- the Cpsf5 gene encoding cleavage and polyadenylation specificity factor subunit 5 isoform X2 produces the protein MASSQVSNKSGSGWPRRGSQGQADAANSNNNGTQKYAPNQALTINRTINLYPLTNYTFGTKEPLFEKDPSVPSRFQRMREEFDRIGMRRSVEGVLLVHEHGLPHVLLLQLGTTFFKLPGGELNAGEDEVDGLKRLLTETLGRQDGVKQDWIVEDTIGNWWRPNFEPPQYPYIPPHITKPKEHKRLFLVQLHEKDTDGNASYDVP